The following nucleotide sequence is from Salvia miltiorrhiza cultivar Shanhuang (shh) chromosome 7, IMPLAD_Smil_shh, whole genome shotgun sequence.
GACCTCTGCATGCTAcgaagaattaaataaatactgcTGTTTTGGCGTCTTTTCTTTTATCTGTTAACATAATTCTTTCTTCCAATTGATGTAGTTGATGAAGACACACTCTTGAACCTTGCTCATCAAAATTATAAAGCTGGCAATTATAAGCAGGCACTAGAACACAGCAAGGCTGTCTATGAGAGAAATCCACGTCGCACCGACAACCTTCTACTGTTGGGTGCAACCTATTATCAGGTTGCTATTTGGATACTTTCATTTTTGCCTATTTACCTGAATCTTGCCTTTTCCTCTTGGAATCAGCTCCTGGAACTGGAAAGCAGACATCTGAaacatattttatgattttttttgggTCAGTTGCATGACTTCGATTTGTGCATTGCAAAGAATGAAGAGGCTATTAGAATTGATCCACAGTTTGCTGAGTGCTATGGAAATATGGCCAATGCTTGGAAGGTGCCCTTTTTTGATGTTGTTCAATCTTCTTAGTAGGTTGGATGTGGATTAATGGAGATGTTAGTTAAATGTGTTGCTCTTGTTTTCTGCCAGGAAAAAGGAAACATCGATGTTGCAATTCGCTATTACTTGATTGCGATCGAGGTTTGTCTTCTTTTGGAATTCATTTGTAATTGGATCTATTTGTGCACAATCTCACTGTTTGGTAGGAgtggaaaatatatatacagcGATTTGATTTGTCTTGGAGATTTTCCTTGATTGCCCAACTTCTCGTGATCTGTTCCTATGATTTTCCTGAAGAGATATTCACAAAATCCATTCTGTATACAGTCACTGAGTGTCCTTTTTTATAATCAGTTTATAAGTATACTGGAAGAGGCTAGAAAGACTTTTGTACTATTGGTTGTCATTAAATGGGTTTATAATATTGCCAGTGTCCCTCTGCCCAATCACATTCATAACCATCCTTTCTGAAATTATGATATAATTAGTTGAAAGTATTGACAAAAACTATCATGTTTCAAGTATGGGAACCTTATGGAAGTGAATCTTTTAAATCTTGCAATTTTGCATAAGTTTTCTCGAGTTAAATCACTGATAATATGCTCCCCTAATGTTCTGATAATCTAGGCAGGATCTTGTAGTTTGTTCATATTGTTCTTCCTGGGATATCTCCTGCATCAATTACATTAACCATTAGCTTCACTTCCTTTAGCTGAATAGTTGTTCTACTTCTTGCTATGGTTTCTGGGTTCTGTCTCATTATAGGCCCTATTTGCTCATTCTAGATATATGAAATGATATGTAGAGGTTATAAGGACGAGGTAGTTGGCATATATTGGACTTGCATAAATAACTGCATTTCTGAACAATTTACTTTCAGCTCCGGCCAAATTTTGCCGATGCATGGTCAAATTTAGCTAGTGCTTATATGCGTAAGGGAAGGTTCACTGAGGCTGCTCAATGTTGTCGTCAAGCACTTGCTCTAAATCCACGTTTGGTAACTTTCATCATTGACTTGTCTAATATTATTTCCTACATTTTGTATCTTCtcatatttatttcaatttaatttccttAGGTTGATGCCCATAGTAATCTGGGAAATCTGATGAAAGCTCAAGGTTTGGTGCAAGAGGTAAGTTAGCAGACGGAACAATTTTTTCCGTCAAACATGTTTTCTTGATCTACTTGTTTTGTTTGTCTTAGTAGATTTATGACATGATGGTTGATGGTTTTTGATTGAACCTTCTAGGTTCTTTAATTGAAGTGCCTAGTGTTTCAGATGTTATATTATATAGGTTCTGAAACATTGCATTGGTGGCTTACATGGTATATTAAAACGTCATCGGCAATTGGGTTGCCTTTATTTGGTTTATGATTTTATATAGTTCTTCTACATTAATTTGTAGTATATTATTATTGGTTGGACCCCCTATTTAAAATTCTTGGGTTCTCCACTAATCAGTATTATTATTCATGCACTTGTTAATTGTTAATTATAGACTGCCATGATGTCCAAGTGTTAATCATACTTCATTTCAGAAGTTTTGATGCTATGTTTCCTTTTATCAGGCATACAATTGTTATTTGGATGCTCTTGGAATACAGCCAACTTTTGCTATTGCATGGTCCAATCTTGCTGGCCTTTTTATGGAGGCTGGTGATCTTAACCGGGCCTTGCAATACTACAAGGTACGAACAACCATTTTAGTCTTTTCAGATATGATCTTTTTTATGGCCTCGCTGTGTATATGCACATGTTCTGGTTTGTTTTGGATATGGTTGGTAGCGTGTTCATGTGTGCTCTTCTCACTGTATTTCATGGTACATCCAGGAAGCCGTTAAGTTGAAGCCAAACTTCTCCGATGCCTACTTAAATCTGGGAAATGTTTACAAGGTTAGATTCATGCTTTTTACTTGTATGGTTGGTAGCTGCAAATGGGGCAAGATCATGGAGAAAGACAAGTCTTCTTTGTGTTCTCCAGGCCTTAGGAATGCCACAAGAATCCATTGTATGCTATCAAAGAGCCCTCCAGTCAAGACCAGACAGCGCAATGGCTTTTGGTGAGTGATACAATCTATCCTTAGTATgttaccccccccccccccccccaccaagTAGTTTGTGCTTTATGTTTGGCATATTTTTTGACTCTTTGAGCTTTATATTACTATGTCTTTTTTGGGGTTTAATATAGCTGTGGGGCATGAAATTGGTTAGACGCACAAATGAAGATATTTGGTATTTTGCAAGGAGTTGTAACTCCTTAGCTATAGTCACAAGGGGTGACTTTAGGGTATGAACTTCTGCTCTTTCATGTGCTATGCAGTCTTTATCTTTCTTTAGACTAGTCAGCCTTCACTTAGTCTCACTCCAAGTTGATGTTAGGCAAGCCAAAGCATGGAAAATCATACACACTGTATGATGAAGGCAACACCAGTTTACAGGGCACAGCCCATTGCACATGTTCATCAGCATGCATTAATACAGTTTGCATGCAAAATCCCCTTTGTAAGTAGTTTCCACTTTATTGTCACTAGATGAATGGCAGGTCTGCCACATGGTGCCACTAGCAGATGCCTTGTGCTGGGGCTGTTCTTGGAACCAACCCAATCTGCCCAGCAAATGCTTGTAAAACCAGATGGGTGGCAAGTCTGCCACATGGTGCCACTATCTGATGCACAGCAAATGCTCGAAACTATCTCTATGCACGTTAGCCAGTCTCAGCTGTTTTTCTCCACCACTGCATATATCCAGCATCTACCCACATCTTACACTAAGTAATCCACATAGACCTTTTTGAAGAATTTCTTCTTTTGGGTTGTCAAATGAACtatcctctctctccctctctctcaaaccTTTCTTCTGCACTGTCTGAAGGTCTAAGTTGTTCTTTGTGAGTTCATGAACATGACATAATCAAACATGTTCTATGTTGTCACTGCAAATAAGATGCCTACCAGAACTGATGTGCAATTGCTGGAAATTCTTCTTTCATGTCTGAAACTCAAGTACACCACTCTCTCTGTCTAATGCATGTATAAGCACACAAAAGATCACTTATTTGTTTCTCTGATGTCCTATTTTGCTTAATCCATGTGCTCGTGATATGTATTAAAGCAAGATGTTTAATATAGGTGCATAAATGGAGTTCATACAAAAAATTGATATTGATAACGTGAGTTTATTAAACTTAAAAAACGTTTCTATTCTAGCCTTGTTGTTCTTTAGAGGCATTGGGTGTGCATAAATGTAGCTCTCCAAACTGATTCTTTAGTGAACTGATTTTACGCTGTCATTTTCCTGGAGTGGTGAGATGCTTTCATCTGTTTGGCGGCTTTGACATAAAAAACGACATAATATTTCACAGAACTGTTAGAAAATGTCGTGATTAAGTGGAAGTGCTTCGTGTAATTGCACAGTTGTTTTGGAGTTTTGATATTAGGAGCTTCACTGCAGGCAACTTGGCCAGTGTATACTACGAGCAGAGTAACCTTGATATGGCAATACTTAACTACAAGCGGGCTATTGCCTGTGATGCTGGATTTTTGGAGGCATACAATAATCTGGTCTGAAGTCTATTTTAAAAGTTCATCTAGTGATATTCTTTCAAGTAAAAGCAATTTAGCTGATTATTCTGTTTTGGATTTTGATTACCAGGGTAATGCGTTGAAAGATGCTGGAAGAGTAGAAGAAGCAATTCATTGCTATCGAGTTAGTTTCTGTTCAGTTATATTAAAATGTTTGTTATGTAACTGATCTCTGCATGTACTAATTATGCTCTTTGCTTATGAAGCAATGCCTGTCCCTTCAACCTAGTCACCCTCAAGCCCTTACCAATCTTGGAAATATTTATATGGAATGGTATGTTTGATATCAAGGGACTAACTTATGCAGATTGCATAGACTGTTTCTTTTGCTCTTTGCTGGGTTGTTGATCATGAAATCTGTTTTCTGTATGTCGAAGGAACATGATGAGTGCTGCTGCTCAATGCTACAAGGCGACGTTAACTGTTACCACTGGGCTATCTGCTCCTTTCAATAATTTAGCCATAATATACAAGCAACAGGTATGGAATCCTTTCCTTTCTTATAATTTTTATGTGTTGTAGCATAGTTAATAGAATTCAAAGTTGTCTTTTGTTACAAGAAATTCTTGCAGGATTGGAATGAATGATGTTTATCTGTTAATCACACCGTAGCATGGTCTTGACGGGAGAACTGCAACTAACATGTTTGGCTGAATTACAGGGTAACTATCCAGATGCAATATCCTGCTACAATGAGGTCCTCAGAATTGATCCATTGGCTGTTGATGGGCTTGTTAATAGGGGTAACACTTACAAAGAAATTGGAAGAGTGAATGAAGCCATTCAAGATTATATGCGTGCTATTACCATCCGACCGAGCATGGCTGAGGCTCATGCTAATTTAGCTTCAGCTTACAAGGACAGGTACATTTTTTATGCCCCTTCCAGCAGATTTCTGAACTAGTTGCGCAGGTCTAGCTAATCATGTCTATACCTTGCTATTTCAATGCGTTCTGGAAGCAGAAGCTATTCCCCAGTTCTTTTTTCCCCTTCCTGTGAATATTTAATTCTCTAGAAATTTGGACTTGCATGTGGTTCACTAATTATATGTTTCTGAAAATCTATTCCACTAGAGATGACTTGTATGTGGGTTGATTAATATATGGCATATGCTTTACATGCCTTTGTTTGCGGTACTTGCAGTGGCCATGTAGAAGCTGCGATTAAGAGCTACAGGCATGCATTGGCACTGCGACCAGATTTTCCAGAGGCAACTTGTAACCTTCTTCACACTTTGCAGGTACATAAAATCTCATGTTCTCTAAATTCTTTATCGAAGTTTCTATAATCAAAAGGGTAAAGCATCCAGATGGTGTGGTCATCCTCTACATGAATATCTGATTATGTTTGTTTCCTTCTAGTATTCACGAGTTCTTCTTACATGCACATTTTGCAAATTTCTTATGTGAGAGGCTTGCTCTCTATGCCTACTCTTTAAGCCTTGTAACATTTTAGATAGACTAATCCTGTGAGAAAAAAGGTTATGTGGCATGATTAATCTTTTAACTGATATTCAGTCAAATGTAAGAAATCACAAATAATGAGGTGAACTGGCCAAAGCTGCTTAAAAATATTATGTCCAGCTAAAGTCTTGGACTGATTCAATTCAAAGGTTCAATCTGATTGTAAGGTTCGTGTGTAAAAGTGACGAACTGATGCAAGATTTTGTGCATAACGTCCAATATGTCGCTGCTAATCCAATCCGGGTATCTCATTGCAACCAGACCATGTCTTGATCTAATTTTCTGCACCTTGATTGAAGTACACTGTGAGGAGTGTACTGCCATAATTTGAACCAGTCCAATAGTGGCATTGTGATGTATGCCATTCAAGGGAACTCATTGTGCTAGTAGAAGCTATGAATTGTTGTAAGACTAACAAGATTGCTGTGTGATAAGATTTTATGTTCGTCCTTAGGCATGCAAAAGCAGGTTCTAATGATCAATTTTCTGTGGTGTGTTGAGCAGGATACTGAGCTGATTTAACTATATTATTCGACAGTTTCTATTCGTACTTCTCGACATTCATACTGGCCTATGTACCATCATATTATTACCATATTATAGTTTCTACTACTTGTTATGATTGATACGATTCTATGATTCAGCGGTTTAATACCTAGATTGTTAATTTATAACATTCTTGCATGCTTTTGGAAAATATTTGTAATTGTATGGTGTACGTGtctcttttttgttttatctgGTGGCTAGTTGATCTTTCTCTAATTTGATTATCTTGAATGAACTTCATCTCAGTGCGTGTGCGACTGGGAAGACCGGGACAAGATGTTTGCTGAAGTTGAAGGGATACTAAGAAGACAGATCAAGGTTTTGCTAAATCTGCGCAATCAGACTATCTTGTCACATCTCAATTTGGCGACCATCATTCATCATTTCCTGATTGAACAAATATAGACTTGAGATATTCATTATATTGCTCACCAgcctttttatttattgtagATGTCAGTTATTCCAAGTGTGCAGCCTTTCCATGCAATAGCTTATCCCCTTGACCCAATGCTTGCTCTTGAAATCAGGTAAGGGGACTTCACTACTCTTTCGGTTGGGCATTCTCTAATTCATTTGTAAATTTTGTAACTTGGAGGTTTTAATACATGCAGTTGGAAATATGCTGCACACTGTACAGTCGTTGCATCCCGTTACTCACTTCCTCCTTTTAACCATCCAACTCCACTACCAATAAGGGGTGGGGGCAGGAATGGCCGGTTAAGAGTAGGGTAGGTTCATTGACGATTTCTGTTGTGCTGCAGAAGTACCCTCCTTTTCTCACTGTGAATGGTATAAATAAACTTGCTTACTGTTTTCTGTATCTCACAGATATGTGAGCAGCGACTTCGGTAACCACCCTTTGTCACATCTTATGGGTTCGGTGTTTGGCATGCATGACAAAGATAATATTGAGGTTAGTTTATTATACTTAAATTGGTCAAATTCTGACTTTCTCTTGGTGCAATAAGATTTTTATGATTGTAGGTTTTCTGCTATGCATTGAGTCCAAATGATGGTTCTGAATGGAGGCTAAGAATCCAATCGGAAGCTGAGCATTTTATTGATGTGTCATCTATGGCATCCGATACTATTGCAAGGATGATTAATGAGAATCAGATTCAGATTCTTATTAACCTCAATGGATATACTAAGGTACCAAACATATCCCGTTGCCCATCTTCTTTGCTTGGTTTGTACTTTCTGGATTGGATCTTGAATGAAATAGTGATTGTTTTGTTTGCATATCTGCAGGGGGCAAGAAATGAAATATTCTCCATGCAGCCTGCTCCTATTCAGGTTTCATATATGGGATTTCCTGGGACCACAGGAGCAAACTACATACATTATTTGGTTACTGATGAGGTATCATACTTATATTGTGTTACCTTCTTTGTTTGTGTTGGAATCTGATGTGTCGTCCCCTAGCACCCGAGTGCTGTTTATGACCCTCagtttaatgtttttttttttttttgagcaaaTCAATAATGTTTCTTGTGTCTCCCTAACTTGGCCCTTTTTTAATTGCAGTTTGTGTCACCTATGTGTTACTCAAATATATATTCTGAAAAGATTGTCCATCTACCTCATTGCTATTTTGTGAATGATTATAAGCAGGTAAACATTGAGATTTGTTCTTCCTTTTCTGTTTCCCTAGAAAaacttttttttgttctttttgctcatgttgaatatatatttttgctGACTCTCACCTGTTGCAATATCTTTAAGAAAAATCTGGATGTACTGGATCCAAACTGCCAACCTAAGAGGTCAGACTATGGGTTGCCAGAAGACAAATTTATATTTGCTTGTTTCAATCAACTCTACAAGATGGATCCGGAGATTTTTACAACCTGGTATAGATGGTCAAAATTGTTATGTTAGTAAATTGCCATCTTACAATCCAATGTTGTGCTTAAGAATGATCTTTGATGTGTTCAGGTGCAATATTCTTAAGCGTGTTCCAAACAGTGCACTTTGGCTTCTCAGATTTCCAGCGGCAGGCGAGATGAGGCTGCGTGCTTGTATGTTCATCTGTACCTGGATTATGTTAAAGATAGATGTTTCAGTAAGAAACAGGTGTAGTTGGATGACAGCCtaaattttttactttttatccAGATGCTGCTGCACAAGGTGTGCAACCAGACCAAATAATATTCACAGAAGTTGCAATGAAACAGGAGCACATAAGGCGTAGTTCATTAGCAGACCTCTTTCTTGATACGTATGGTTCTTTTATTTTCCTCTTCCTGTTTTCAGCTTAGACAACTTAAGATTAACTAATATCTCTCTGTTTAAATTTCCTACCTGTTTTAATTTCATGTTGATTCTGCTTTAATGTTAAATAGACCGCTTTGCAACGCACATACTACCGGAACGGATGTTCTTTGGGCTGGTCTACCGATGGTTACTCTTCCTCTTGAGAAAATGGCTACTAGAGTCGCTGGTTCACTTTGTTTGGCAACCGGAGTTGGGGAAGAGATGATTGTGAATAGGTATGTGTCTTAACTTGTAATCGATTTATGAGGTGGTCATAAGTTGTTAGAAAAATCTATGGCAGTACATTTCGCTTCTCTTTGTTCATTGTTCTTCCTCTTAATAACTCTGTTTGGCCCTGTATGCTGTCTTTCCATTTCTGGAATAGACTGTCTTTCCATTTCTGTTACTCTTAGGTAATGCCAAAATTTGccattctcttttttttaagagatctttattttaatatttttttccaaCTTGTTTTAATCTACATACATATTAATTTATGCTATACTATACTAGCTACTGCTGGGAACTTGCCATGGTATGTGTTGTGTTGTCACCTGTATTCTGTCGGACTTTGTGATTTTGACCTCTCTTGCTTGTTTTATTCTTGAGCATTATTTTGTACTATCTGgtcttttcttcttcaaaactaAAGCTTTCCTGCTCCATATATTGCTCACGTCCAACCTGAGCTTCTGTTGGTTTGACTCACATGCCTTATTGTGTTTAACATGATTAGTATGAAAGAGTACGAAGAGAAGGCAGTTTCTTTGGCACTTAATCGTGAAAAGCTTCAAGATCTTACCAAGAGGCTGAAGGCTGCACGCCTAACCTGTCCCCTTTTTGACACAGCACGCTGGGTTAGTAGCACCACGACTCTTAATCATTCTGTTGCACATCATTGACTGCTAGTTTTAATGCGGATCCTTTAACTCGCCCTCTGCTAAATTTTTCGTGAGTGATTGATTTGTAAAGTTGGTGTTGTATTTCAGGTGAGAAATTTGGAGCGTTCATACTTCAAGATGTGGAATCTGTACTGCTCAGGCCAGCATCCGCAACActtcaaagttgcagagaatGACTTGGAATTTCCGTATGACAAGTAGATGGGATGTATAAGAAAAGAAACGGCATTGTAGATAAACAAAGAGATTCGGGGCTTCACCGTGTCTGAATTGGCTTCAGATATATACTGTACCAGTATCAAAACTCAGATATGTCATGTTACTCATTTCAATCATGAAATAGGGAAAGTGACTAATTTTACTTGATGTTGGTAAGCATGGGAGGTAATTTTGATGATAAAAGCTTGTTTGAGATTTCTTCAAATCTCCTACCATAATCTCTCATTATCTTCGAAGagctgctctctctctctaacgaAGCCATCATTTAGCTTCGCAAATAAATCTTCTAGTCGTGTGCCCACGATTCACTTTAGTTACCGGTAAGTCTAGGGTCGAAGTCACAGGAAATAGATTGTAACTTCTCTGGTCGCGGTGTCATTAAAAAAAGGCTTGGATTCTACTGTCTACTATGACTACTCATGTGggcaaaaaaatatataaaatgaagtaaaatagaaaaatgattTCGTCAAAAGAAACGGATAACATGCTTTAAACTTGAATAATCAAACATGAATAATCGC
It contains:
- the LOC130992549 gene encoding probable UDP-N-acetylglucosamine--peptide N-acetylglucosaminyltransferase SEC, giving the protein MLSLQSDPRQYNLNLQQLQQQQQPQHVARVPYNVGTDHHREESSLALVSSSNIKQETSREVDEDTLLNLAHQNYKAGNYKQALEHSKAVYERNPRRTDNLLLLGATYYQLHDFDLCIAKNEEAIRIDPQFAECYGNMANAWKEKGNIDVAIRYYLIAIELRPNFADAWSNLASAYMRKGRFTEAAQCCRQALALNPRLVDAHSNLGNLMKAQGLVQEAYNCYLDALGIQPTFAIAWSNLAGLFMEAGDLNRALQYYKEAVKLKPNFSDAYLNLGNVYKALGMPQESIVCYQRALQSRPDSAMAFGNLASVYYEQSNLDMAILNYKRAIACDAGFLEAYNNLGNALKDAGRVEEAIHCYRQCLSLQPSHPQALTNLGNIYMEWNMMSAAAQCYKATLTVTTGLSAPFNNLAIIYKQQGNYPDAISCYNEVLRIDPLAVDGLVNRGNTYKEIGRVNEAIQDYMRAITIRPSMAEAHANLASAYKDSGHVEAAIKSYRHALALRPDFPEATCNLLHTLQCVCDWEDRDKMFAEVEGILRRQIKMSVIPSVQPFHAIAYPLDPMLALEISWKYAAHCTVVASRYSLPPFNHPTPLPIRGGGRNGRLRVGYVSSDFGNHPLSHLMGSVFGMHDKDNIEVFCYALSPNDGSEWRLRIQSEAEHFIDVSSMASDTIARMINENQIQILINLNGYTKGARNEIFSMQPAPIQVSYMGFPGTTGANYIHYLVTDEFVSPMCYSNIYSEKIVHLPHCYFVNDYKQKNLDVLDPNCQPKRSDYGLPEDKFIFACFNQLYKMDPEIFTTWCNILKRVPNSALWLLRFPAAGEMRLRAYAAAQGVQPDQIIFTEVAMKQEHIRRSSLADLFLDTPLCNAHTTGTDVLWAGLPMVTLPLEKMATRVAGSLCLATGVGEEMIVNSMKEYEEKAVSLALNREKLQDLTKRLKAARLTCPLFDTARWVRNLERSYFKMWNLYCSGQHPQHFKVAENDLEFPYDK